GAGACACAGCATGGCGGCGGCGACGAGGGCGGGCCGATTTGATACAATGGTGAGGATCGAACGGGCCATGGCGGGCGCTCCAGCAATGATGACTGAAATCCTAACGCAAGGGTCGCGCCAGAGCGGCGATGGCGCACACGCATGATCCCCTATGTGCGTCAGTTCGACTTCGCCTATGGACGATCAGACCAGGTCTCCCCCTTGGTGCAACGGGTGGTGGCGGACAATCCGGGGCCGTTCACCTTCACGGGCACGGGGACCTATATCGTGGGGCGGCCCGAGGCGGGATCGGCGGTGGCGGTGATCGATCCGGGGCCGATGGACCTGACGCATCTGGAGGCGCTGAAGGCGGCGACGGCGGGGCGAAGGGTCAGCCATGTGCTGGTGACGCATACGCATCGGGACCATGCGCCGCTGGCCAAGCCGTTCGCCGAGGTGACCGGCGCGTCGATTCTGGCGGCGCGTCCGCCGATGCACGAGACCCATGCGTCCGGCGCGTTGGACGAGGAAGAGGACGGCGATTTCGCGCCAGACGTCGTGCTGAGCGGCGGTGAAGTCATCGCTGGTGATGGCTGGACGCTGGAGGCGATGTTTACGCCCGGCCATGCGTCGAACCATATGGGTTTCGTCCTGCGCGAGGAGAACGGCCTGTTCTGCGGCGACCATGTCATGGGCTGGTCCACGACTGTCGTGGCGCCGCCGGACGGGAACATGCGGCGCTATATGGCCAGTCTGGACGCGGTGATCGAGCGGGACTTTGACGTGCTGTGGCCGACGCACGGGGCGCCGATCAGCGAGGTGCGGCCATTTTTGGAGGCGTATCGCGCGCATCGGCTGGACCGGGAGGCGCAGATTGCGGCGCGGTTGGCGGCGGGCGACCAGACCGTCGCCGAGATGGTGCCCGCGCTTTATGCCGCCGTCGATTCGCGCCTGTGGCCGGCGGCGTCGCTGTCGGTGCTGGCCCATCTGATCAAGCTGGTCGAGGACGGGCGGGCGGCCGGCGATGGGGAACCCGGTCTGGCGGCGCGGTTCCGGCCCATTTGATCAGAGGCTAACGGGCGGCGGCCAGTTTCTCGGCTATGCGCGCCGCCAGGCGGCAGGTCGCGCCGCCATCTGGTCGGGCGTCGCGGGCAGCGACGCGAATGTCGGTGCGGCCGGGGCGGATGCGCACGACCGCGTCGTTGACGAAGCCGAACCAGGCCCCCTCATGCACGGCCTCGACCTCGAAGGTTGTGGCGCGGGTGACGACGAATCCGGCGTCGACCAAGGCGGAGGTCGCCTGCTGGGCCAGGACCTGGCTGGGGATGGCGACCACCGCATCACAGGCGGCAGGGGTCGATCCGCGATGCTGGCCGGCGGCGCGCGAGAAAGCCGGCGGCTCCGTGATATTGGTGGTGACATCGCGTGGCGTCGGGACGGCGTCCCGGGCCTGCCGTTCCACAAAGCCCGCGACCGTCACGCCTGCCAGCATCAGGGCCGCCAACGCATAGAGCCCCCTGCCCCGAATGTCGCGCAGCGCCAGCACCATCGCGACCAAGGCGCCCGCCAGGCCGATCCAGGCCAGGATGCGCGCCACGGTCCAGGTCAGCAGGTCATAGCTGACCGACAGATCGACGCCGCCGAATCGGGTCGCCGCGATGGCCGCCACGATCAGCACCGCCGGCGCCGCCGCGAGCGCCGTCAGCCAGGGCAGAACGGCGGGGACAGGCTTTCGGATCGGCATTCAGGCTCCGGGTTGCGGTTCAGGCGGCGGTCGGCAGACGGTAGTCCTTGAACCGTTCGCGCAACAGTTTCTTGTCGATCTTGCCCGTGGCGCCCAGGGGGATTTCATCCACCGCGACGACGTCGTCAGGCATCCACCATTTGGCGATCTTGCCCTGCAGGAAGTCCAGGTGTTCCTGACGGTCCAGCGTCTGGTCCGGCTTCAACTTCAGGATCAGCACGGGGCGTTCGTCCCATTTCGGGTGGGCCGCGCCAATCACGGCGGCGATCTCCACCTTGGGGTGGCCCACGGCGATGTTCTCGATCTCGATGGAGCTGATCCATTCGCCGCCCGACTTGATGACGTCCTTGGCGCGGTCGGTGATCTGCATGAAGCCGATCTCGTCCACCGTGGCCACGTCGCCCGTGTCGAAGAAGCCCTCGTCGTCCAGGATCGAGCCTTCCTCCTTGAAATAGCCCTTGCTGATCGTCGGCCCCCTGACCATCAGTCGGCCGAAGGTGGCGCCGTCGTGCGGCAGCTCGGCCCCGGCCTCGTCCTTCAGCTTCAGTTCGATGCCCAGCGGCGGCACGCCCTGTTTCAGGCGGTATTTCATCTGCTCGTCATAGGACAGCTTCAGGATTTCCGGCGGCAGATTGGCGATCGTGCCGATGGGCGAGGTCTCGGTCATGCCCCAGGCATGGGTGACCTCCACGCCGAACTCGTCCTGGAAGCCGCGAATCAGGCTTTCCGGGCAGGCCGCCCCCCCGATCAGCACCCGTTTCAGGGTCGAGAAGCCCAGACCGTTCTGTTTCATGTGGGCGAATAACCCCTGCCAGACGGTGGGCACGGCGGCCGAGAAGGTCACGCCCTCCTGCTCGATCAACTCGTAGATCGAGGCGCCATCCATCTTGGCGCCCGGCATGACCAGCTTGGTCCCCGCGGCTGGGCCTGCGAAGGCGATGCCCCAGGCGTTGGCGTGGAACATCGGCACGACCGGCAGGATCACCTCCTTGGGCGTCGCGCCCATGACGGTGGCCTGCAGCCCCATGAAGGTGTGCAGGAAGTTGGAGCGGTGCGAATACAGCACCCCCTTGGGATTGCCCGTCGTGCCCGAGGTGTAGCACAGGCCGCAGGCGGTGTTTTCCTCGAAGTCGCCCCAGACGACGTCGGGGGACTGGCCAGCGATGGCGTCCTCATAGGCCACAGCCCTGGGCAGCTGGGTCTGGGGCATATGGGCGGCGTCGGTCATGATGACGACGCGCTCGACCTTGGGGATGTGCGGCAGGATGGCGTTCAGCAGCGGCACGAAGGTCAGATCGACGAAGATGATCCGGTCTTCGGCGTGGTTGATGATATAGACCAGTTGTTCGGGGAACAGGCGCGGGTTCAGGGTGTGGCAGACCGCCCCGATGCCCATGATGCCGTACCAGGCCTCGATATGGTTGGCGGTGTTCCAGGCCAAGGTGGCCACGCGGTCGCCCGGCTTGATCCCCCAATCCTTCAGGGCGTTCGAAACGCGTTTGGCGCGGTCGTGGATCTGGGCGTAGGTGGTGCGGACGATGGGCCCCTCGACCGAACGGGTCACCACTTCGCGCTCGCCGTGCCAGTTTTTGGCGTGATCGATGATCTTGTCGACCGTCAGCGGCCAGTCCTGCATCAAGCCCAGCATGTCGTTTCCTGTTCCTTTGAGTGCGTCTGCTTGGGAACGCGACGCTTGGCCCGACGCTAACATTGGTTATCGCCGATAAGCAACGTGACGCGACGTAAGCCCGGCGCGACGGATCGTCCCCCGTGGCGCCGGCCGCGCGACCTCTCTAGAAGGCGGCGCATGACCATATTGATCGCGATCACGGGCGGCTCCGGCTCGGGCAAGAGCACGCTGGCGGAGGCGCTGGTGTCTGCCCTGCCCCATGGCGCGGCGGTGCTGGTGCGCGAGGACAGCTATTACAAGGACGCGGCCGCCCTGCCCGGCTTCGACGCGGCGACCTTCGACTTCGACGATGTGTCGGCGCGCGATCACGCGTTGATGATCGCGGACCTGAAGGAACTGAAGGCCGGGCGCGCGGTGACGGCGCCGGTTTATTCCTTCATCCATCATGGGCGCGAGCCGGGCGGCGAGCCGATCCCGGCGTCGCAGGTGGTGATCGTGGAGGGCACCCACGTCCTTTGCACCCCCGACCTGACCG
Above is a genomic segment from Candidatus Brevundimonas colombiensis containing:
- a CDS encoding MBL fold metallo-hydrolase, with amino-acid sequence MIPYVRQFDFAYGRSDQVSPLVQRVVADNPGPFTFTGTGTYIVGRPEAGSAVAVIDPGPMDLTHLEALKAATAGRRVSHVLVTHTHRDHAPLAKPFAEVTGASILAARPPMHETHASGALDEEEDGDFAPDVVLSGGEVIAGDGWTLEAMFTPGHASNHMGFVLREENGLFCGDHVMGWSTTVVAPPDGNMRRYMASLDAVIERDFDVLWPTHGAPISEVRPFLEAYRAHRLDREAQIAARLAAGDQTVAEMVPALYAAVDSRLWPAASLSVLAHLIKLVEDGRAAGDGEPGLAARFRPI
- a CDS encoding DUF1499 domain-containing protein, whose product is MPIRKPVPAVLPWLTALAAAPAVLIVAAIAATRFGGVDLSVSYDLLTWTVARILAWIGLAGALVAMVLALRDIRGRGLYALAALMLAGVTVAGFVERQARDAVPTPRDVTTNITEPPAFSRAAGQHRGSTPAACDAVVAIPSQVLAQQATSALVDAGFVVTRATTFEVEAVHEGAWFGFVNDAVVRIRPGRTDIRVAARDARPDGGATCRLAARIAEKLAAAR
- a CDS encoding long-chain-fatty-acid--CoA ligase, which gives rise to MLGLMQDWPLTVDKIIDHAKNWHGEREVVTRSVEGPIVRTTYAQIHDRAKRVSNALKDWGIKPGDRVATLAWNTANHIEAWYGIMGIGAVCHTLNPRLFPEQLVYIINHAEDRIIFVDLTFVPLLNAILPHIPKVERVVIMTDAAHMPQTQLPRAVAYEDAIAGQSPDVVWGDFEENTACGLCYTSGTTGNPKGVLYSHRSNFLHTFMGLQATVMGATPKEVILPVVPMFHANAWGIAFAGPAAGTKLVMPGAKMDGASIYELIEQEGVTFSAAVPTVWQGLFAHMKQNGLGFSTLKRVLIGGAACPESLIRGFQDEFGVEVTHAWGMTETSPIGTIANLPPEILKLSYDEQMKYRLKQGVPPLGIELKLKDEAGAELPHDGATFGRLMVRGPTISKGYFKEEGSILDDEGFFDTGDVATVDEIGFMQITDRAKDVIKSGGEWISSIEIENIAVGHPKVEIAAVIGAAHPKWDERPVLILKLKPDQTLDRQEHLDFLQGKIAKWWMPDDVVAVDEIPLGATGKIDKKLLRERFKDYRLPTAA
- the udk gene encoding uridine kinase, with the translated sequence MTILIAITGGSGSGKSTLAEALVSALPHGAAVLVREDSYYKDAAALPGFDAATFDFDDVSARDHALMIADLKELKAGRAVTAPVYSFIHHGREPGGEPIPASQVVIVEGTHVLCTPDLTALFDIRVFVDTPSDIRFIRRLLRDQTERGRSADSVVAQYLTTVRPGHERLTEPSRTHADFIVADATAAVRLEDPQAVVRLAAPVLAHPLLQALLGDQG